One window of Aliarcobacter lanthieri genomic DNA carries:
- a CDS encoding OmpA family protein → MYKKEKNQEENFWISYADLMAGLLFVFILVIASIVIKYIYTQHSLEDSEDAKSKLFYELAKAKNLYQESQSKLDDANKRIILSSNEIEKLKSLLLEYELTIKDEKDKNENLNLALGDSTNQISLKDEELKLLADKLLVQTQIHQKMVEDFDIAKLKIKTLTGIKLNVIAKLKEKLGNSINVDEKSGAIKFSSNILFDQNSYVLKEESKKELSTVLKNYLSVLFEDKDISKYIENITIEGHTNSDGTYLSNLLLSQQRAMSVMQFLYESNIVDKKLLSTFVNSSGRSSADLILDKNNVEDKDASRRIEIKFTIKNEEAIKEIQNYLDKQNENK, encoded by the coding sequence ATGTATAAAAAAGAAAAAAATCAAGAAGAAAACTTTTGGATATCTTATGCTGATTTGATGGCTGGTTTACTTTTTGTATTTATTCTAGTAATTGCTTCAATAGTTATTAAATATATCTATACTCAACATAGTCTTGAAGATAGTGAAGATGCTAAATCAAAACTATTTTATGAATTAGCAAAAGCTAAGAATCTTTATCAAGAGAGTCAATCAAAACTGGATGATGCAAATAAAAGAATAATTTTAAGTTCAAATGAGATAGAAAAATTGAAATCACTATTACTTGAATATGAGTTAACAATAAAAGATGAAAAAGATAAAAATGAGAATTTAAATTTAGCTCTAGGTGATAGTACAAATCAAATTAGTTTAAAAGATGAAGAACTAAAACTTTTAGCAGATAAACTTTTAGTTCAAACTCAAATCCATCAAAAAATGGTAGAAGATTTTGATATAGCAAAATTAAAAATCAAAACTTTAACAGGAATAAAATTAAATGTTATAGCGAAACTAAAAGAAAAACTTGGCAACTCTATCAATGTTGATGAAAAAAGTGGAGCTATAAAGTTTTCTTCAAATATTTTATTTGATCAAAATTCTTATGTTTTAAAAGAGGAATCAAAAAAAGAATTAAGTACAGTTTTAAAAAATTACCTATCAGTTTTATTTGAAGATAAAGATATATCAAAATATATAGAAAATATTACTATTGAAGGTCATACAAATAGTGATGGTACATATCTATCAAATCTTTTATTATCTCAACAAAGAGCAATGAGTGTTATGCAGTTTTTATATGAATCAAATATTGTAGATAAAAAACTTTTAAGCACTTTTGTAAACTCTAGTGGAAGAAGTTCAGCTGATTTGATTTTAGATAAAAATAACGTTGAAGATAAAGATGCATCAAGAAGAATAGAGATTAAATTTACTATTAAAAATGAAGAAGCTATAAAAGAGATACAAAACTATTTGGATAAACAAAATGAGAATAAATAG